The Helicoverpa zea isolate HzStark_Cry1AcR chromosome 4, ilHelZeax1.1, whole genome shotgun sequence genome segment CATGATTTAACATGGCTAGAGTAATTTCATAAGGCACTACTTACCATTAAAGGATTTCGAGAGTGGAGTCGGCGGCCCCTTTGTATAACATTTGTTTTGGTTACAGATATTTTCAACATTGCACATTTCGTCTGACCTACTTAAAAGTGGCATTAAGTTTAGTTCTGCTCCCCCAGTTTTTCATGAGTGAAACTACTATTACATATTTTGAATACACTGAAATTATAGATTCATTGATTTTATCCTATTTTTATCATCTATTTATTGACTAACACTAACGCtgtcataaaataatgaatgaatcgtcatttctttattttttttttcataattatcagccagttatttttttatttccactTGAGAGCATCTTGAGATGTAATTAATAAACTTCTTGGTTCATTATTTGATTGTTTTATATAGTACTAGCAaacccggcgaactccgttccgccaccagatggcttcgttttatgtaacatattgtttggtgatattttttttttgtttttcctgaattttctttgctataaacctcacggagcccgagacctttccaacgaatgcaaaaccgtggaaatcggttcgtgcgttctggagttatagcgtcagggaggaaaaccggacttatttttatatagtagatttTTACTTTCATTAATCGTTTCGGTCTACTGTAGTATTTACTCGTGCGTGAGTATACCAAAGTTTTAGGTAACAGTGTCCGGCAAGTCTAGCTATCGTTACACTACACTGACACCGAAGTGACTAAAATTAGCAGGTTCAAATCGGTTCGTAGTTCTGGGGTATCTAtggaataaacaaacaaacgagtaaatgtttcctctttattatattagtaccgAAGTActtatatctttatttaaatctaaCAGACCTTCACACGGGAAGGCActaaaagcaaaataataatgagtatAGAGGAACTATTGAGCAAGCTCGCTACATTTGATTGAATATGGTCGGCTCTCGTGTTTCTTTTTGGTTCAAATGATGTTAATGTATGGCGGATCTTCCCTTTGTCTAACAGAGCACTCCCTTCGTTACTTCGCCAGTACAGCTCCGCGAGTGTTGCTAGGCACTGCAAGGAAACGTAGTTTTGCAACACAGAATAAATCTACCATAGTATACCTATTAAATAATTCCTGGtcttactttgactttgagtcCACTCTGCTTAAAATGCAACTCGGTGAGTATAAAATCTAGCTGCAAGGATGTCGTTTCCAGCCCGTCTTCATATACATTGTGGATAGCAGGCAACAAAGCCGAGGTAAGTACTGGCTCACTGTTGATGTACCATGACAGTTGGCAGGCCGGACGAGAGCGCCCTGATGTACAATTCACTTGCACACGATCACCCAGACGATACCGTGACCTTAGCCCTGTTAGGACAGGAGCTTCCTCGGGTAGTACtggaaatgcaaaaaaaaaaatactgcaataGTTTGCAGTAGGTaacttacctaaataaaaataatgaacaatGTAGGCTGTTCTCACCAACGACATCCATATCTGCATGTCCAGATACCGTAGGGAAAAGCGGCCGTTCTCCGGAAACCTCACAGCGATAACGGCCTCCAGTCTCCAACACTGCTGCTGACAATACAAGGCTAGCACCCGAGGGATCCGCTTCCTGCGTCCgtcaaacaaaaatagaaacgttttacataaaaatcCTACAAAGACCAGTAGGTGCCTACAATAGTATTTAAACCCATGTTTGAACTTTTTAATCGAACAAAAGAAGGTGCATAGAGGTACCTCAACATCGACTCCAGGCAGCGGGAACTTTCTCCTGGGCTCGTGGTCGCGCGGCACGTGTCGGAAGAACTCCTTGCCGTCCTTGTACCACTTGACGGAGTAGAGCACGTCGGCCGGGCCCAGCACCCAGCGGCACGACAGCGACGCACGCGTGCCCAGCGCCACGTGCGCCGGCACGCGCAGCTTCAGCAGCTCCAATGATATTATGCGgtctagattattttttttaccataaaaaTACATAGCTCATCTAAATAATGTAAAAGGGGAATTTCAAATAGAAACTACCTCACAAGCCCAAATATCCAGTTTCTTGGCTCCGTTAGGTGCATATAGTATAGTATAAGTATAATCTCCATTCATACAATGACATACCTCTCTGAAATATTTTACTCACCAATAAAAATCAAGTCAATGAAGACTATCCACAAAAAATGTACACAACAGCTGGTCACCATCGCATCTCATGAAACCATCACatcgaaaaaaaatctttctgcCTTATTTTTCGCATTATGCTGTAAAATCAACATTTATCAAATTATAACTGGGTATCTCAGGTATTCGAATTTCAGTCCAGTGGTCATCTGAAAGTCAAAACATTACCTATTTATTGGGAtagatacaaacaaaaaatatttcaact includes the following:
- the LOC124629694 gene encoding irregular chiasm C-roughest protein-like: MYFYGKKNNLDRIISLELLKLRVPAHVALGTRASLSCRWVLGPADVLYSVKWYKDGKEFFRHVPRDHEPRRKFPLPGVDVEEADPSGASLVLSAAVLETGGRYRCEVSGERPLFPTVSGHADMDVVVLPEEAPVLTGLRSRYRLGDRVQVNCTSGRSRPACQLSWYINSEPVLTSALLPAIHNVYEDGLETTSLQLDFILTELHFKQSGLKVKCLATLAELYWRSNEGSALLDKGKIRHTLTSFEPKRNTRADHIQSNVASLLNSSSILIIILLLVPSRVKVC